The Cohaesibacter intestini genome segment GTGCATGGTGTGGATCTGGATGCCATATTGATGGCAAGCCTGCGCTCTGTTAGCGTTTCTCTGGGCGCTTGCACCATCATGCTGTTGATCAGCCTGCCGCTGGCGCAAATGTCGCTGCATCTCAAGGGCAAAGGACGGCGCATTGGCGAGCTGCCGGGCTTTGCCATCCTCGTTGCCCCACCCATTGCCTTGGGTGCCGGGCTGTTTGTCATGCTGCATCAACATATTTCGGTCGATGATCTGGCCCTGCCCCTCACCAGCCTGCTCAATGGCCTGCAAGCGGTCCCCTTCGCGCTCATAATCCTGTCTCCCGCCATGGCGCGGGTTGAGCGCGATTATGGCCGTCAGATCCTCCATCTCGGCATGGATCGCAGGGCCGCCATCCGGCTGGTTCATTGGCCACTCATGCGCCGGCCGTTGGGCCTCAGCCTTGGCATCGCAGCGGCCTTGTCGATGGGCGACCTCGGGGTCATCGCCCTGTTTGGCTCCCCTTCAGAGCCGACCTTGCCGCTTTATCTTTACCAGCAAATGGGCGCCTACCGCATGGATCAGGCCTATGGCTCCGGTCTGCTCTTGACCCTGTTTGCCTTTGCTGTCTTTCTCCTCTTTGACAAGGGACTTGGTGGCCGTGATCAAGATTAAAAAGCTACATATCGCGCTGGATGACTGGCAACTGACCGCAGATCTGTCGCTCGCACAGGGCCAGTTCTGCGCCCTGATCGGTCCGTCAGGTGCGGGCAAGAGCACCATCCTCAACGCCATTGCCGGCTTTTTGCCGATCGGGCCGGGACAGATCCGCATCAACGGGCAGGATCTTGCACCCCTGCCCCCTGCAGCACGCCCGGTCGCCATGTTGTTTCAGGAGCACAATCTCTTTGCCCATATGTCCATCGCAGACAATGTGGCCCTTGGCATCAATCCCTCGCTCAAACTGACGGTGGCTGAGCAAGGAGCCGTCGCCGAAGCACTCGATCAGGTCGGCCTCACGGACATGGGCAACCGCCTACCCCGAGCCCTCTCCGGCGGCCAGCGCCAACGCGCCAGTCTCGCCCGCGCCATGCTGCGCAAGAAGGACGTTTTGCTGCTCGATGAACCCTTCGCGGCACTGGGGCCAGCCCTGCGCAAGGAAATGCTGGCTTTGGTCGCGGATCTCTCCCGCCAGAATGGCCAGACCGTGATCATGGTCACCCACCATCCCGAAGACGCAAAAATCGCCTCCGACATCACCGCTTTGGTCGATGAAGGTCACATCGCCCAGTGCGGCCGGACCGATGCCGTCTTTGCGTCCCCTTGCGAGGCACTCAAGCGCTATCTTGGCCTATGAAATCCTGCAACAAGGCAAAGAAAAACCCGCCAGAGGATCAATCGGGCGGGTTTTTCTATTCTGACCAATACGCTCAGATCAGGCTCTGGCCTGTTTCTGAACGCGAGCACGGATATTCTCGATGCTGGTCTGCGGGGTCGCAGCCAGCAAGGTCTTGGTATAGTCATGCTGCGGGTCATTGAAGACCTGATCCCGCGTACCATGTTCGACAATCTCGCCGAAATACATCACCATCACCCGGTCAGCCAGATATTTGACCACCGATAGATCATGCGAGATGAACAGATAGGAGAGCTTGAACTCGTCCTGCAAATCCTTCAACAGGTTGAGGATCTGCGCCTGAATAGACAGATCAAGCGCTGATACCGGCTCATCAAGCACCAAAATTTTCGGGTTCAGCATCAAGGCACGGCCAATGGCGATGCGCTGGCGCTGACCACCGGAAAACATGTGCGGATAGCGACCGAAATGCTCTGGCTGCAGACCAACTTTGATCAGCATAGCCATGGCTTTTTCGCGTCGTTCATCCGCCGACATTTCCGGATGGTTGATCAGCAGCGGCTCTTCCAGAACGGCCCCGACTTTCTGGCGCGGATTGAGCGAGCCATAGGGGTTCTGGAACACGATCTGGATGGTCCGGCGCATGTCTGCCGTGACCCGCTTATTCTCGATATTATACGACTTGCCCTGAATATTGAGTTCACCGGAAGTCTGGACATCGATCAGGGTCAGGATACGGGCCAGAGTCGACTTGCCGCAGCCAGATTCCCCGACCAGCGCCAGAGTTTCACCTTCAAACAGGTCAAAATCGATGCCCTTCAGCGCTTGCACGGTTTCGGTCTTGCCGAACATTCCGCCCTTGGAGACATAGTCTCGGGTGATGTTGCGCACATGCAGAATGGGAGTGGTCTGATCATTCATGATGCAAGCGTATCCTCTTTACTGAAGCCACTGGCAAAATCGCTCACCGTCGGCAGGCGGTCGCCATCGGCACGCTCTGGCAGGGCAGACAGCAGCGCCTTGGTGTAAGGATGTTTCGGGCTTTCAAACAGGTCAAGCACATTGGCCTCTTCCATCTGTTCGCCATTATACTGCACCACAACCCGGTCGGCGGTTTCCGCCACCACACCCATATCGTGGGTGATCATGATCAGTCCCATATTGCTGTCGGTCTGGATGTCCATCAGCAAATCCAGAATCTGCTTCTGAATGGTCACATCCAGCGCCGTGGTCGGCTCGTCAGCAATCAGAAGCTTTGGATTGCAGGCAATGGCCATGGCAATCATCACGCGCTGGCACTGGCCACCGGACATTTGATGCGGGAAGCTCGACAGGCGCTTTTCAGGCGTCGGGATGCCAACCGATTCAAACAGTTCGATGGTGCGTTTTTTTGCTTCTTTCTTGTCCATGCCCAGATGGGTTCTGAGCACTTCGCCGATCTGAAAACCAACCGTAAAGCACGGATTGAGGCTGGCAATCGGCTCCTGGAAGATCATCGAAATGTCCTTGCCAATCACCTGTCGCCGTTCCTTTGGCGTCAGGGTTTTCAGATCACGACCATCAAAGGACATGACATCTGCATTGACGGTGGCGCTGTCGGGCAACAGGCCCATTGTGGCAAGCATGGCAACCGACTTGCCCGAGCCGGACTCGCCAACAATCGCCAGCACTTCGCCTTTGCTGACCG includes the following:
- the thiQ gene encoding thiamine ABC transporter ATP-binding protein, with product MIKIKKLHIALDDWQLTADLSLAQGQFCALIGPSGAGKSTILNAIAGFLPIGPGQIRINGQDLAPLPPAARPVAMLFQEHNLFAHMSIADNVALGINPSLKLTVAEQGAVAEALDQVGLTDMGNRLPRALSGGQRQRASLARAMLRKKDVLLLDEPFAALGPALRKEMLALVADLSRQNGQTVIMVTHHPEDAKIASDITALVDEGHIAQCGRTDAVFASPCEALKRYLGL
- a CDS encoding dipeptide ABC transporter ATP-binding protein, yielding MNDQTTPILHVRNITRDYVSKGGMFGKTETVQALKGIDFDLFEGETLALVGESGCGKSTLARILTLIDVQTSGELNIQGKSYNIENKRVTADMRRTIQIVFQNPYGSLNPRQKVGAVLEEPLLINHPEMSADERREKAMAMLIKVGLQPEHFGRYPHMFSGGQRQRIAIGRALMLNPKILVLDEPVSALDLSIQAQILNLLKDLQDEFKLSYLFISHDLSVVKYLADRVMVMYFGEIVEHGTRDQVFNDPQHDYTKTLLAATPQTSIENIRARVQKQARA
- a CDS encoding ABC transporter ATP-binding protein yields the protein MSLLEIRNLTVEFDTAAGPFRALKGVDYTVSKGEVLAIVGESGSGKSVAMLATMGLLPDSATVNADVMSFDGRDLKTLTPKERRQVIGKDISMIFQEPIASLNPCFTVGFQIGEVLRTHLGMDKKEAKKRTIELFESVGIPTPEKRLSSFPHQMSGGQCQRVMIAMAIACNPKLLIADEPTTALDVTIQKQILDLLMDIQTDSNMGLIMITHDMGVVAETADRVVVQYNGEQMEEANVLDLFESPKHPYTKALLSALPERADGDRLPTVSDFASGFSKEDTLAS